From Watersipora subatra chromosome 8, tzWatSuba1.1, whole genome shotgun sequence, a single genomic window includes:
- the LOC137402546 gene encoding uncharacterized protein, whose amino-acid sequence MSLALKREGLPDMFQVRAQCQIDKYLGSVRAQYQIDKYLGSVRAQCQIDKYLGSVRAQCQIDKYLGSVRAQCQIDKYLRSVRAQCQIQHPVTHPVTHPATHPVAHPPTYPATHPPTRPANHLPTHPATHPPTHRLTHSATHPPTHSATHPPTRPATHPPTHPLTHPATHPPTHPATHPAAQPATHPATHPAIQPPTHPVIHPATHLATHSATHPATHSATHPVTRPASHLSTHSATHPATHPPTHSATHLTTQPATHPATHPATHPVTRPATQQSDKKNMSKFITFMTTSASDNKLLPGSALSWILNIEASTLDALNHRATQQKATQHEATQDEATQHEATQHEDTQHEDTQHEDTQHEDTQHEDTQHEDTQHEDTQHEDTHHEATQHEATQHEATQHDTTQNDATQHDATQHDATQHDATQHEATQHEATQHETTQHEASQHEASQHEVSQHQSKIFMMSPFDLTPIFNCR is encoded by the exons TTAGAGCTCAGTGCCAGATAGATAAGTATCTGGGGTCAGTCAGAGCTCAGTACCAGATAGATAAGTATCTGGGGTCAGTCAGAGCTCAGTGCCAGATAGATAAGTATCTGGGGTCAGTCAGAGCTCAGTGCCAGATAGATAAGTATCTGGGGTCAGTCAGAGCTCAGTGCCAGATAGATAAGTATCTGCGGTCAGTCAGAGCTCAGTGCCAG ATCCAGCACCCTGTCACTCACCCTGTTACTCACCCTGCAACTCACCCTGTCGCTCACCCTCCAACTTACCCTGCCACTCACCCTCCAACTCGCCCTGCCAATCACCTTCCAACTCACCCTGCCACTCACCCTCCAACTCACCGTTTAACTCACTCTGCCACTCACCCTCCAACTCACTCTGCCACTCACCCTCCAACTCGCCCTGCCACTCACCCTCCAACTCACCCTTTAACTCACCCTGCCACTCACCCTCCAACTCACCCTGCAACTCACCCTGCCGCTCAGCCTGCAACTCACCCTGCCACTCACCCTGCAATTCAGCCTCCAACTCACCCTGTCATTCACCCTGCAACTCACCTTGCCACCCACTCTGCCACTCACCCTGCTACTCACTCTGCCACTCACCCTGTTACTCGCCCTGCCTCTCACCTTTCAACTCACTCTGCAACTCACCCTGCCACTCACCCTCCAACTCACTCTGCTACTCACCTTACCACTCAACCTGCAACTCACCCTGCCACTCACCCTGCAACTCACCCTGTTACTCGCCCTGCAACTCAACAGTCTGACAAGAAAAACATGTCTAAATTTATCACCTTCATGACAACTTCAGCAAG CGATAACAAACTCCTCCCTGGCTCTGCACTCAGTTGGATTCTAAACATAGAGGCAAGTACCCTAGATGCACTAAACCATAGAG CCACTCAGCAGAAAGCCACCCAACACGAGGCCACCCAGGACGAGGCCACCCAGCACGAGGCCACCCAGCACGAGGACACCCAGCACGAGGACACCCAGCACGAGGACACCCAGCACGAGGACACCCAGCACGAGGACACCCAGCACGAGGACACCCAGCACGAGGACACCCAGCACGAGGACACCCATCATGAGGCCACTCAGCATGAGGCTACTCAGCACGAGGCCACCCAGCACGACACCACCCAGAACGACGCCACCCAGCACGACGCCACCCAGCACGACGCCACTCAGCACGACGCCACCCAGCACGAGGCCACCCAGCATGAGGCCACCCAGCACGAGACCACCCAGCACGAGGCCTCCCAGCACGAGGCCTCCCAGCACGAGGTCTCCCAGCATCAGTCCAAGATATTCATGATGTCTCCTTTTGACCTCACTCCCATCTTCAACTGCAGATGA